The sequence GCGGCGGCGCGTCGATGGAGAGGAAGGTGCGGACCGCCTGATTGAAGCGATGCGACTCCTCCTCCTGCGGCGCGAGCGCGCTGTGCTCGAAGATGGCCAGGTTGGCGTGCGGCGCCCTCTCGCGGAACGCCTCCACGTCGGCGAGCGGCGGGCAGGCGGCGTTGCGCCCCCAGCATAAGAGGACCGGCTGCCGCACCTGCCCCGCGGCCGTCCGCAGGTCGGTGTTCAGAAGGCCAGCCAGGCGTGAGCGCTCCACATAGGCGGCGTTCGGCCGGTGGCACCCCCAGTAGCGCGCGTCAACCGTCTGCGGGCCCGCCCACTCGTCGTTGGCGTAGACGTCGCGCTGCAGGTGCTCAAGGATGCTGTAGCGCGACGTGGACGTTCCCCAGACGGCCGCCGACAGACCGGGCAGGCTGAGCACCTGAAAGGCCACCGCGCCCAGCAGGTTCGGTCGCAGCGCGCTCAGGCCCGCCAGAGCCACGAGCACCAGCTTGCCGAGCGTGGCGGGCCAGCGCGCTGCCACGTGCACCAGGTAGCTGGCGCCAAGGACACTGCCCAACACGTCGGCCCCCGGCCCGACGACGTCGTGCAGGAAGTCGCGCAGGAACCGGATGTAGGTCTCCGAGCCATAGGGGATGGGGCGCGCCGACGAGAGGCCGAAGCCCGGCAGGTCGACGGCGAAGACGGTGTGGTCGGCGGCGAGCGGCTCCAGATTGCGCCGCCATTCCAGGCAGCACGCCCCCACGTCGGGCGCGTGAACCAGCACGAGCGCG comes from Chthonomonadales bacterium and encodes:
- a CDS encoding alpha/beta fold hydrolase; the protein is MASHVISVHKTKARPAAHAERAEASFHEGLPGEPTFTTWQGHRIHYRRLGVGPALVLVHAPDVGACCLEWRRNLEPLAADHTVFAVDLPGFGLSSARPIPYGSETYIRFLRDFLHDVVGPGADVLGSVLGASYLVHVAARWPATLGKLVLVALAGLSALRPNLLGAVAFQVLSLPGLSAAVWGTSTSRYSILEHLQRDVYANDEWAGPQTVDARYWGCHRPNAAYVERSRLAGLLNTDLRTAAGQVRQPVLLCWGRNAACPPLADVEAFRERAPHANLAIFEHSALAPQEEESHRFNQAVRTFLSIDAPPLAA